Proteins found in one Orcinus orca chromosome 11, mOrcOrc1.1, whole genome shotgun sequence genomic segment:
- the LOC101271208 gene encoding apolipoprotein L2-like — MGDQDTLEEDQLDRERFLEEYPRMKEELEEGITKLYALAEKADKLHRDCTISHVAAHSAGTVSGVLTILGLSLAPVTMGASLALLATGLGLGAAAAVTDVSTTIVERVSTLALETEASRYTSTADSKEEVFEGVVSNSTAQFTSSVEKVFQAMQGIENNVRAIKVAKGNPGLAASAKRFTTTGQVSAKRGKQLQKAFGGTALAMTKKARIQGVASAGLSLLMEVAFLVKEAKHLHEGAKTEPAERLRQKAQELEKKLEELTDIYESLQ, encoded by the coding sequence ATGGGCGATCAAGACACACTCGAAGAAGACCAGCTGGACAGGGAGAGATTTTTGGAGGAGTATCCTCGGATGaaggaggagctggaggagggcaTAACAAAGCTCTATGCTCTCGCAGAGAAGGCTGACAAGCTCCACAGGGACTGCACCATCTCCCATGTGGCAGCCCACTCTGCTGGCACTGTGTCTGGTGTCCTGACCATCCTTGGTCTGTCTCTGGCACCCGTGACAATGGGGGCCAGTCTGGCACTCTTAGCCACTGGGTTAGGGCTGGGAGCAGCGGCTGCTGTGACCGATGTATCCACCACCATCGTGGAACGTGTAAGCACGTTGGCATTAGAAACCGAAGCCAGTCGCTATACGTCAACGGCCGACAGCAAAGAGGAGGTGTTTGAGGGGGTTGTATCTAACAGCACAGCCCAGTTTACTTCCTCTGTAGAGAAAGTCTTCCAAGCCATGCAAGGCATTGAGAACAACGTCCGTGCTATCAAGGTGGCCAAAGGCAACCCTGGTTTAGCAGCCAGTGCTAAGCGCTTCACGACCACGGGGCAAGTCTCAGCGAAACGTGGCAAGCAGCTGCAGAAAGCCTTTGGAGGCACGGCTCTGGCAATGACCAAAAAGGCCCGGATTCAGGGTGTGGCCAGTGCAGGTCTCTCCCTTCTGATGGAAGTGGCCTTCCTGGTGAAAGAGGCAAAGCACTTGCATGAGGGGGCAAAGACGGAGCCGGCTGAAAGGCTGAGGCAGAAGGCCCAGGAGCTGGAGAAGAAGTTGGAGGAGCTCACCGACATCTATGAGAGTCTGCAGTAG